Part of the Cohnella candidum genome, TCGCGATCCCGCCGTGTTCGTTCAACTCGCAGCCTAACGCCCGCCCGAAGTCGGTCGGGTAGGACCAGACGGAGACCACGAATCCCCCCGTCCTGCGCTCTTCCGTTCCGTCCTCGAACACGACCTTCCGCAGCTGACCGTCCACTCCGACCAGTTCCCGGATTTTCTGCTCATACAACCGGATGTTTTTGGCCTCCAGCTGCTTCCTCTCTTCCCGGGACACGACGAAATATCCGTTCGTGCACAGAATGAGATCCCGGCTCCACGCGTACACGGTTTTCGCCATGTCGAAGGCGTGCTGGCTTTCGGAAATGACGACCAGCGGTTCGTCTTTTCGTTCCCAGCCGTCGCAGTACGGGCAGCTGAAGAGGCTCGTTCCGTAGAAGGAACGGATTCCCGGCACGGAGGGCAGGTCCTCTTTCAGCCCTGTGGCCAAAATCACTTTGCGGGCTTGATAGACCACCCCGTCCGCTGCGGTCAGCTGAATGGCCGAGCCCGTCTTGCGCACGTCGTTCACCCGGGTATTCTTCACGCGCACGGTCGGATACCGGGCGAGCTCCTCGTGGGCGATTCTGCGAAACTCGCTCGGGGGTATGCCGTCCCGCGTCACGAACCCGTGCGCTTCACGCGTCACTCCGTTCCTCGCCCGGTTATCGTCAAACAGAACGACGTTTCGTCTAGACCTTCCTAAAACCAAAGCGGCATTGAGGCCGGCCGGCCCGCCGCCGACGATCGCGCAATCGAGCATTCCCATCACTCCTCCAGATCATCGCGAGAACTCGCACTACGATATGTATATCCCCATTGTACCCTTTCCATCTCCGGGAAAAAAACGAGTCGGCATTCGAAAGGGATTTTGTGGAATCGCGTCGAATTTTCTCCTTCACACAAAAGTCACCCGGGAGGCCACCTATGATTCAGCGCAAAAACCGGTTTATCCTGCAGATCGCTTCCGTTACACTCCTCATTTCGCTCTTGTTTCACCTGCTCCACCGGGGATTGGACGCGTTCTCCCATTCCGCGATGCATGGCATGCACGGCATGGACTTCACCGGACCCGAATATTCCAGCCGGTTCGCCCTCCTGTTGAACCTCATTCTCTCCATTCCCATCGTCACGCTTGCCGCGGGCTTCGCGCTTTATCTGAAGAACCGGGCGCATCCCTGGCTTCCCTTGCTGAATACCGTCACCTTGACCTTCTGCAGCATTTCCACCATCGCAGGCGGCGGGGGCCAGGTCGAGCTGCATTTTTCGATTTTCATGGTCGTCGCCATTCTAGCCTATTATGAAAGCGTTTCTCTGATTCTGGTCATGACGGCGATCTTCACCGTGCAGCACCTGGCCGGCTATCTGTTCCGCCCGGAGATCGTGTTCGGCGCCGACAGCTACTCGTTCGAGATGGTCTGCATCCATGCGTTCTTCCTGGTTCTGGCTTCCGGAGCCACCATCCTTCTAATCCGGTCGACGGTTCGGATCCGGCAAGACATTGAGCAGGAAAATCGGGAGGAAAAACAAGCCGCCGTGCGCGACATCGTGGAGCGCCTGTCCGCAGCTTCCTCTCAAATCGTCCATACGGCACAGGAGCTGTCCGGCCATTCCTCCCGCGCGACCGAGACCAACCACGCCATGGCGTCCCGCATTCAGCAAATTGCGACCCGTACCGAGAACCAGGTGATGGAATCGGAAAACAGCACGAGAGCCATGCAGGAGATCGCGGCGGGCGTAACCCGGATTGCCGATTCGTCGGCAGGAGTTGCGGACACCGCGGCGGAATCGGCGATCCAAGCCTCTGCCGGCAACGATTCCATCCGGGACATCTCGAACCAGATGGCGAACATCGAGCGTTCGGTCGGCCAATCGGATGAAGCGGCGCAGTCGTTGTCCGAACGCTCCCAGGAAATCGGCGTCATCGCCGCCGCGATCAAAGGCATCGCAAGGCAGACCGACCTGCTCGCGCTGAACGCCGCGATCGAAGCTTCCCGCGCGGGAGAGCAAGGACGCGGGTTCTCCATCGTCGCTTCCGAGGTGCGCAAGCTCGCGGAGCAATCCCGGGAAATGGCGGAACGGATCGACGAGCTCATCTTTCAGATGCAGTCCGACTCTCAGGGCTCCGTCGAATCCATTCAACGGGCGAAAGAGGACGTCAGGCAAGGACTGGCGATCGTGGGAGCGGCCCGTGAATCGTTCGAAAGCCTGCTCGAGCTGTCCGAACGGGTGTCCGAACACGTCCAGGACATTTCGGCCGTCGCCCAGCAGATTGCCGCGGGTTCCCAGCAGGTCGCGGCCTCGCTCGGCGAAATGTCCGGCAGCGCCTTCGATTACGCGGAGCAGACGCGTCAGTTGAACGCCATGACGGAGGAACAGCTGGCCCTGATGGACGGCATCCTTGAATCCGCCCGGCAGCTTCAAGCATCATCGGGCGA contains:
- a CDS encoding NAD(P)/FAD-dependent oxidoreductase, with translation MGMLDCAIVGGGPAGLNAALVLGRSRRNVVLFDDNRARNGVTREAHGFVTRDGIPPSEFRRIAHEELARYPTVRVKNTRVNDVRKTGSAIQLTAADGVVYQARKVILATGLKEDLPSVPGIRSFYGTSLFSCPYCDGWERKDEPLVVISESQHAFDMAKTVYAWSRDLILCTNGYFVVSREERKQLEAKNIRLYEQKIRELVGVDGQLRKVVFEDGTEERRTGGFVVSVWSYPTDFGRALGCELNEHGGIATGDFGKTSVEGVFAAGDVSNIVPAQLVVAAASGSRAAIGINSELIEEDF
- a CDS encoding methyl-accepting chemotaxis protein; translated protein: MIQRKNRFILQIASVTLLISLLFHLLHRGLDAFSHSAMHGMHGMDFTGPEYSSRFALLLNLILSIPIVTLAAGFALYLKNRAHPWLPLLNTVTLTFCSISTIAGGGGQVELHFSIFMVVAILAYYESVSLILVMTAIFTVQHLAGYLFRPEIVFGADSYSFEMVCIHAFFLVLASGATILLIRSTVRIRQDIEQENREEKQAAVRDIVERLSAASSQIVHTAQELSGHSSRATETNHAMASRIQQIATRTENQVMESENSTRAMQEIAAGVTRIADSSAGVADTAAESAIQASAGNDSIRDISNQMANIERSVGQSDEAAQSLSERSQEIGVIAAAIKGIARQTDLLALNAAIEASRAGEQGRGFSIVASEVRKLAEQSREMAERIDELIFQMQSDSQGSVESIQRAKEDVRQGLAIVGAARESFESLLELSERVSEHVQDISAVAQQIAAGSQQVAASLGEMSGSAFDYAEQTRQLNAMTEEQLALMDGILESARQLQASSGDLGLIMEKVKEE